A stretch of the Engraulis encrasicolus isolate BLACKSEA-1 chromosome 19, IST_EnEncr_1.0, whole genome shotgun sequence genome encodes the following:
- the LOC134470169 gene encoding immunoglobulin lambda-1 light chain-like, giving the protein MILNTATLTALAFTLCGLEALVLTQEKSLTAQLGQNVKIPCSPSTGSYQLAWYQPKDDGVKFLLVDGTRATGLASRFTYSRSGSQMYLHINGVTAEDEATYYCACYNCESTGTTIFGGGTKLRITRPSSPPELVELAPSQALSSGDRPTVVCLAQGFYPDGATLSWSEDGKEVAATDFQTGPSQRQSDGTFSLSSVLTVQPQRWHSGRSYSCQLQHSALSRPLSKAVDNAHCR; this is encoded by the exons ATGATCCTCAACACAGCTACTCTCACTGCTCTTGCCTTCACTCTCTGTG GTCTGGAGGCCCTGGTCTTGACCCAGGAGAAATCTCTAACAGCTCAGCTGGGGCAGAATGTGAAGATCCCCTGCTCACCAAGCACCGGTAGCTATCAGTTAGCATGGTACCAACCGAAGGATGACGGAGTGAAGTTCTTATTAGTAGACGGCACCAGAGCTACTGGACTAGCCAGCAGATTCACTTACTCTAGATCTGGGAGTCAGATGTATCTGCACATCAATGGAGTAACAGCTGAAGATGAGGCCACTTATTATTGTGCCTGCTACAACTGTGAGTCAA CCGGTACTACTATTTTCGGTGGAGGAACCAAGCTACGAATTA CCCGTCCCTCATCCCCCCCTGAGCTGGTGGAGCTGGCCCCCTCCCAGGCCCTTTCCTCTGGGGACAGGCCTACTGTGGTGTGCCTGGCTCAGGGCTTCTACCCTGATGGTGCCACCCTGAGCTGGTCAGAGGATGGCAAAGAAGTGGCGGCCACTGACTTCCAGACGGGCCCGTCTCAGCGCCAGTCTGATGGCACCTTCTCCCTCAGCAGCGTCCTGACGGTGCAGCCGCAACGCTGGCACTCTGGCCGTTCCTACAGCTGCCAGCTGCAGCACTCTGCCCTCTCCAGGCCTCTGAGCAAGGCTGTGGACAATGCTCACTGCAGATAG
- the LOC134435392 gene encoding cyclin-dependent kinase 2-interacting protein-like: MDENVTPGRKGNLTGSARKLKDNAADWHNFSLKWERLNDEGSAHATKIVNLVLTKEPVKETSLMSGDESTQSGPGHTGADPQSSRPELHRDLEEECTKLQDIVEKMAHMVSKMEKMASSENGICKLEAFQFGDKGRDAPLFLTWPTSQFAEVSSRLLSYYRQELALKQLLLGLLAHTPDPQLSMVYLSAWLYQPYIDDQAKLLLEGLLLETGHRT, encoded by the exons ATGGATG AGAATGTAACCCCTGGCAGAAAAGGAAACCTGACTGGAAGTGCAAGGAAGCTGAAGGACAATGCTGCTGACTGGCACAACTTTAGCTTGAAGTGGGAGCGACTGAACGATGAAGGATCTGCCCATGCAACGAAAATAGTCAACCTGGTGTTAACCAAAGA GCCAGTGAAGGAGACCAGTCTGATGTCAGGGGATGAGTCGACCCAGTCAGGCCCGGGGCATACTGGAGCCGACCCACAGTCATCTCGCCCTGAACTCCACAGAGACCTTGAAGAGGAGTGCACCAAACTGCAGGACATTGTGGAGAAAATG GCACACATGGtgtcaaaaatggaaaaaatggcCTCGTCTGAGAATGGCATCTGCAAGCTGGAGGCCTTTCAGTTTGGAGATAAAGGAAGGGACGCTCCCCTCTTTCTTACATGGCCCACCTCTCAGTTTG CGGAGGTGTCCAGCCGGTTGCTGAGCTACTACAGGCAGGAGTTGGCCCTGAAGCAGCTCCTGCTGGGCCTGCTGGCCCACACCCCAGACCCACAGCTCTCCATGGTCTACCTCTCGGCCTGGCTCTACCAGCCCTACATAGACGACCAGGCCAAACTGCTGCTGGAGGGTCTGCTCCTTGAAACAGGCCACCGGACTtag
- the LOC134435391 gene encoding uncharacterized protein LOC134435391, with protein sequence MLPPAKRFKMENRCGDTNGFQISMNGLQKTQTDENCKKEDTAAPVSTTAPLKEPQSQPPPAVQPMETESSSSGQKNPLVLPGLMADSSGGELSELSQDEGVWVAVVDVAQQMQELEQALERSEPTKATQSQGAKETQQEGGGGGGGGGVRQAQEQASPQVQQPPPPLSSQGTVTTNVVTSTASTTRATVTAQGGTGATENVQALPATETAGTQKGGSVDASVAGVQDR encoded by the exons ATGCTGCCACCTGCCAAACGGTTCAAAATGGAGAACCGCTGTGGAGACACGAATGGCTTCCAGATCAGCATGAACGGTCTTCAGAAGACACAGACGGATGAGAACTGCAAAAAAG AGGACACTGCTGCGCCGGTTTCCACCACAGCACCACTGAAGGAGCCCCAGTCTCAGCCGCCTCCCGCAGTGCAGCCCATGGAAACtgagagcagcagcagcggtcAGAAGAACCCGCTGGTGCTGCCCGGGCTGATGGCCGATTCTTCGGGCGGTGAGCTATCGGAGCTCTCCCAGGACGAGGGTGTCTGGGTTGCTGTCGTGGATGTTGCCCAGCAGATGCAGGAGCTGGAGCAGGCGCTGGAACGCTCGGAGCCCACAAAGGCCACCCAGAGCCAGGGCGCCAAGGAGACCCagcaggagggtggtggtggtggtggtggtggtggtgtgcgacAGGCTCAGGAACAGGCCTCACCCCAGGTGCAGCAACCCCCGCCGCCACTGTCCTCACAGGGAACGGTGACCACCAATGTCGTCACTAGCACAGCCTCCACTACACGCGCGACAGTGACCGCTCAGGGTGGCACCGGCGCTACAGAGAATGTACAGGCTCTGCCAGCCACTGAGACGGCTGGCACCCAAAAAGGAGGCAGCGTAGATGCATCTGTTGCTGGAGTACAGGACCGCTGA
- the LOC134470167 gene encoding uncharacterized protein LOC134470167, which translates to MASGHLVWVGFIDGLLPVVGSVKEAVEWVLAVAADKKALADEKLKVINGRLGQKGKYDKSSRSSSGYASDSSTSSSSSTSRFSSGQAAMDVASVPDTNLKDFIIEVGKGKVRPPTGGPPVRSKTDQKKMQDTRETTLRKILRINQNFQLNDPLADDGKRSRRGEHVINNGVISFYHKVVDDFMKATHIPNTLGVESPLDNDTRVAIQNDLIAHFDEDELYINANALIYGEYSRVLKQALTNWLAAETQEVVGDVNRFVQAMNEEEAYVDWLARDKYIGNQNARRVRVETTRGQVVNMFTNWQQYFQAAKTGINTIFGQGQ; encoded by the exons ATGGCGAGTGGACACCTGGTATGGGTTGGCTTCATCGATGGCCTCCTTCCAGTGGTGGGATCGGTGAAAGAGGCTGTGGAGTGGGTTCTGGCTGTAGCTGCTGATAAAAAGGCTCTGGCAGATGAAAAACTTAAAGTCATTAATGGAAGACTTGGACAGAAAGGCAAATATGACAAGTCTTCCAGGAGTTCTTCAGGATATGCGTCTGACAGCTcaacctcatcatcatcatcaacttctAGATTCTCATCTGGCCAGGCTGCAATGGATGTGGCAA GTGTTCCTGATACGAACCTGAAGGACTTCATCATAGAAGTGGGAAAGGGAAAGGTACGTCCACCGACCGGGGGGCCACCAGTGAGATCTAAAACTGATCAGAAGAAAATGCAAGACACTCGAGAAACGACACTGCGGAAGATCCTACGCATCAACCAGAATTTTCAGTTAAACGACCCTCTTGCTGATGATGGTAAAAGGTCCAGAAGGGGAGAGCATGTTATCAACAATGGTGTAATTTCATTTTATCACAAAGTTGTGGATGATTTCATGAAGGCGACCCACATTCCAAACACACTTGGTGTTGAGTCTCCCCTTGATAATGACACACGTGTAGCCATTCAGAATGACTTGATAGCGCATTTTGATGAAGATGAGCTGTACATCAATGCTAATGCACTGATATATGGTGAGTACAGTCGTGTGCTGAAGCAGGCCCTTACAAATTGGCTTGCAGCAGAAACCCAGGAAGTTGTTGGGGATGTGAATCGCTTTGTACAGGCCATGAATGAGGAGGAGGCATATGTAGATTGGCTGGCAAGGGACAAATATATTGGGAATCAGAATGCGAGACGAGTCCGTGTTGAGACTACCAGAGGACAGGTGGTAAATATGTTTACCAATTGGCAGCAATATTTTCAAGCTGCTAAAACTGGAATTAACACCATATTTGGTCAAGGGCAGTGA